From Candidatus Manganitrophus morganii, the proteins below share one genomic window:
- a CDS encoding PAS domain S-box protein produces MFAQLFTPTQYFFNVYAIPMFAAAAATFLFGAAVLIHERGSRIGRLFFYMTFMGGVWLFSFSWMYSAVAEEVALVWAKAGYLAVTFLPSLIYDFSIVSLHLEYQRRVWRRISWSFSALFALAVLLSDLLVGGVYAYWWGYYPKVAWLSIPFLLFFFGIMFLSLWEYDGQFRNAVPSVHRERTKSFLKAFGVGYFASFDFLANYGVPLYPFGYIPIFIFFLIMAKTIRRYRLIDMSPGLAAGQTVSPTADLLIVCDAEGTIQRVNRTTCATLGYSERELIGKPVGSLVWRSSGLEERIQAVIRGISLGDEKILFCGREGGTVELRVSFSPLGDREFLPTGVVIIGRDLSEGDAIETPVRQ; encoded by the coding sequence ATGTTTGCGCAACTTTTTACCCCAACTCAGTATTTCTTCAACGTTTATGCGATTCCGATGTTCGCGGCGGCTGCCGCGACGTTTTTATTCGGAGCGGCTGTCCTGATCCATGAGCGGGGAAGCAGGATCGGCCGGCTTTTTTTCTACATGACCTTCATGGGGGGTGTTTGGCTTTTCTCCTTTTCCTGGATGTACTCCGCCGTCGCGGAGGAGGTCGCCCTGGTTTGGGCGAAGGCCGGATATCTGGCGGTGACGTTTCTCCCTTCCCTCATTTATGACTTCTCCATCGTTTCCCTTCACCTGGAATATCAGCGGCGAGTTTGGAGACGAATCAGCTGGTCTTTCTCCGCGCTCTTTGCGCTGGCGGTTCTTTTGTCCGATCTCCTTGTCGGAGGAGTCTATGCCTATTGGTGGGGTTATTATCCCAAGGTGGCTTGGCTGAGCATCCCTTTTCTGCTCTTTTTCTTCGGGATCATGTTTTTGAGCCTTTGGGAATATGACGGTCAATTTCGCAATGCGGTCCCGAGCGTCCATCGGGAGCGGACCAAATCTTTTCTGAAAGCGTTTGGGGTCGGCTATTTCGCCTCATTCGATTTCCTGGCGAATTATGGCGTTCCGCTTTATCCCTTCGGTTATATCCCGATCTTCATTTTTTTCCTGATCATGGCCAAAACAATCCGCCGGTACCGGTTGATCGATATGTCGCCCGGTCTTGCCGCCGGTCAGACCGTCTCGCCGACGGCCGACCTTCTCATCGTCTGCGATGCGGAAGGGACGATTCAACGTGTGAATCGGACGACCTGTGCGACGCTCGGCTACTCGGAAAGAGAGCTGATCGGAAAACCGGTCGGCTCCCTCGTGTGGCGCTCTTCCGGACTGGAAGAACGGATTCAGGCGGTCATCAGGGGAATCTCATTGGGGGATGAGAAGATACTTTTCTGCGGGAGAGAAGGGGGAACGGTTGAGCTTCGCGTCTCCTTCTCCCCATTAGGGGACAGGGAGTTTCTCCCGACCGGCGTGGTGATTATCGGACGGGATCTATCGGAGGGTGACGCGATCGAGACGCCGGTGCGGCAGTAA
- a CDS encoding FAD-binding oxidoreductase, whose protein sequence is MPFTLKEFEKTLGKEKILSDPPAITAYSIDASIYKVVPQAVAVIESREDLEKVLHYAKEHHVPLTARSGGTNLTGNAVGEGIILEFSRLNKILEVNEQARWARVQPGIVFAELNKRLAKRGWMFAPDPSSGDMCKLGGMLGNNAAGPHTLKYGATRDNVLEMEVLLSNGNWVTAKAYRLDDPRFQKLLVENPFLRDLIELIRRNRDLIQSKRPKVSKNSSGYNLFDLADGLARGVFPLHQLLIGSEGTLGLAVEAKIKLVPKPAETATALIYFDRLSEIGDAVNALLPLAPSALEMMDANSLDLVGRARFGIPKEAAAMLLAEFDASPRAKMEAVHRAITQYHLSAPMTEAFDPENQAELWRVRKAMYPTLYNYDAKKKPINFADDVVVAADRIPELIAYLDRLFSEKGVAVAIYGHIGNGNAHINPLLNVNDPVDFEKMVALSHEIHQTVIDRFGGSLCGEHGDGRVRAEFVKDLYGPELYTLFKRVKTLFDPKYLLNPGVKISETPFTEKIDLERLAKQCATCGKCNSVCPVYDVAGEESNAARGWFHIVTAPDYTYEKSSRVVEACVNCKSCRTVCPAGIDVSELILKKREEHPNRVAGMAFRLQSKRSLFEGLLKLAAWTQPIWDNRIGRFFIEHLTRPVLRGLAPTARIPSDMTLPKLAKRHLRERYPALIESNSPIAYFHGCAADYFDDGVGDAVIEVLKKNGVEAALPPQRCSGTPIQTYGWIDQVRENARFNIASLERFEKVITGCASCTFMLKDYESILPPDEQEEAKRLAAKVVHISEFLAGTVPVKERPSSSGKKKKVTYHSSCHLRAAGVSKPPRDLLRRNPNFEFVEMADADRCAGGAGTFCVKNPKQSAAIFERKRRGIEESGAEIVATSCPACIIQLQNGLKGKVEVKHIAQLMNEEEKPNG, encoded by the coding sequence ATGCCGTTTACTCTGAAAGAGTTCGAGAAAACGTTAGGGAAAGAAAAAATCCTCTCCGACCCTCCCGCTATCACCGCCTATTCGATCGACGCCAGCATCTACAAGGTCGTTCCCCAAGCAGTGGCCGTCATCGAATCGCGGGAGGATCTTGAAAAAGTGCTCCACTATGCCAAGGAGCACCATGTCCCGCTGACCGCCCGGAGCGGCGGGACCAACCTCACCGGCAATGCGGTGGGGGAGGGGATCATCCTCGAATTCTCCCGTCTCAATAAGATTTTGGAAGTCAACGAGCAGGCCCGCTGGGCCCGGGTCCAGCCGGGGATCGTTTTCGCCGAGCTGAACAAGCGGCTGGCGAAGCGGGGGTGGATGTTCGCCCCCGATCCGTCGAGCGGCGACATGTGCAAGCTCGGGGGAATGCTCGGAAACAACGCCGCAGGACCCCACACGCTGAAATACGGCGCCACCCGCGACAACGTCCTGGAGATGGAAGTTCTTCTGTCGAATGGCAATTGGGTCACCGCCAAAGCGTACCGGCTCGATGATCCGCGCTTCCAGAAGCTCCTTGTCGAGAATCCCTTCTTGAGAGATCTGATCGAGCTGATCCGGCGGAACCGCGACCTGATCCAGTCGAAGCGGCCGAAGGTGTCGAAGAACTCCAGCGGGTACAACCTGTTCGATCTCGCCGACGGATTGGCGCGCGGCGTCTTCCCGCTCCACCAGCTCCTCATCGGAAGCGAGGGGACGCTGGGGCTGGCGGTCGAGGCGAAGATCAAGCTGGTTCCCAAACCGGCGGAAACGGCCACGGCCCTTATCTACTTTGACCGGCTTTCCGAGATCGGCGACGCGGTCAATGCCCTCCTCCCCCTGGCGCCGAGCGCTTTGGAGATGATGGACGCCAACTCGCTCGACCTCGTCGGCCGCGCCCGCTTCGGCATCCCGAAGGAGGCGGCGGCGATGTTGCTGGCGGAGTTCGACGCGTCGCCCCGGGCGAAGATGGAAGCGGTCCACCGGGCGATCACGCAGTATCATCTGAGCGCCCCCATGACCGAAGCGTTCGACCCCGAAAATCAGGCCGAGCTCTGGCGGGTCCGGAAGGCGATGTATCCGACCTTGTATAATTACGACGCCAAGAAGAAGCCGATCAACTTTGCCGACGATGTCGTTGTCGCCGCCGACCGGATTCCGGAGCTGATCGCCTATCTCGACCGGCTCTTTTCCGAGAAGGGGGTGGCGGTGGCGATCTACGGCCACATCGGCAACGGCAACGCCCACATCAATCCCTTGCTGAACGTGAACGATCCGGTCGACTTTGAAAAGATGGTCGCCCTCTCTCACGAGATCCATCAAACCGTCATCGACCGGTTCGGCGGCTCGCTCTGCGGGGAGCATGGCGACGGGCGGGTGCGGGCCGAGTTCGTCAAAGATCTCTACGGCCCGGAGCTTTATACCCTCTTCAAGCGGGTGAAGACCCTCTTCGATCCGAAATATCTCCTCAATCCCGGTGTGAAGATCAGCGAAACACCGTTCACCGAGAAGATCGATCTCGAACGGCTCGCCAAACAGTGCGCCACCTGCGGGAAGTGCAACTCGGTCTGCCCGGTCTACGACGTCGCCGGGGAGGAGTCGAATGCCGCGCGAGGGTGGTTCCACATCGTGACGGCGCCCGATTACACCTACGAGAAGTCGTCCCGCGTCGTGGAAGCGTGCGTCAACTGCAAATCGTGTCGGACCGTCTGCCCCGCCGGAATCGACGTCTCGGAGCTGATTTTAAAGAAACGGGAAGAACATCCGAACCGGGTGGCGGGAATGGCCTTCCGGCTCCAATCAAAGCGCTCATTATTCGAGGGCCTGCTGAAGCTGGCCGCCTGGACGCAGCCGATCTGGGACAACCGGATCGGCCGATTCTTCATCGAGCATTTGACCCGGCCGGTCCTGAGGGGGCTGGCCCCAACGGCACGGATTCCGTCCGACATGACCTTGCCGAAGTTGGCGAAGCGGCATTTGCGCGAGCGTTATCCCGCGCTGATCGAGTCCAATAGTCCGATCGCCTATTTCCACGGCTGCGCCGCCGACTACTTCGACGACGGCGTTGGGGATGCGGTGATCGAGGTGCTCAAAAAAAACGGGGTGGAGGCGGCGCTCCCGCCGCAGCGCTGCTCCGGAACGCCGATTCAGACCTACGGCTGGATCGATCAGGTCCGGGAGAACGCCCGGTTCAACATCGCCTCCCTCGAACGGTTTGAGAAGGTGATCACCGGCTGCGCCTCCTGCACCTTCATGTTGAAAGACTATGAGAGCATTCTCCCTCCCGACGAACAAGAGGAGGCGAAGCGCCTCGCGGCGAAGGTGGTCCATATCTCGGAATTCCTGGCCGGCACGGTTCCGGTAAAAGAGAGGCCGTCTTCATCCGGAAAAAAGAAAAAAGTCACTTATCATTCTTCCTGTCATCTCCGGGCGGCAGGCGTCAGTAAGCCGCCGCGGGATCTTCTCCGTCGAAATCCGAATTTCGAGTTCGTCGAGATGGCCGACGCCGACCGCTGCGCCGGCGGCGCGGGAACGTTCTGCGTCAAAAATCCGAAACAGTCGGCGGCGATCTTCGAGCGGAAGCGGCGCGGGATTGAGGAGAGCGGGGCGGAGATCGTCGCCACCTCCTGTCCCGCTTGTATAATCCAGCTGCAGAACGGTCTGAAGGGAAAGGTGGAGGTGAAGCACATCGCCCAATTGATGAACGAAGAGGAAAAGCCGAATGGGTGA
- a CDS encoding DUF4412 domain-containing protein translates to MNHPRKIIGLFLIVVLVLAAGATRADFIADQYITISLGEIGENAQIFPAKVYSRQKQLRVEINNAGRSVVHISRGDKRPPVFWMLMPNEKMYVETVGGENPVDPFSPKSGVKIEKVFVAKENVAGRPTNKFKMTWRDKEGNKRIGFAWEAIDLNNAPIRQEFFREGEHVLVQLANIQVQKLDPALFEVPSDYKKITAPSNAPAGPPAPKTPGP, encoded by the coding sequence ATGAACCATCCGCGGAAGATCATCGGCTTATTTCTGATTGTCGTTCTCGTTCTGGCCGCCGGGGCCACGCGGGCCGACTTTATTGCCGATCAGTACATCACCATCAGCTTGGGAGAGATCGGAGAGAACGCCCAGATCTTTCCGGCCAAGGTCTACTCCAGACAAAAACAGCTTCGGGTGGAGATCAACAACGCCGGGAGAAGCGTCGTCCACATCTCGCGGGGAGATAAACGGCCGCCGGTTTTCTGGATGCTGATGCCGAATGAGAAGATGTACGTGGAGACGGTCGGCGGGGAAAACCCGGTCGATCCTTTCTCGCCGAAATCGGGTGTAAAAATCGAGAAGGTCTTCGTTGCGAAGGAAAACGTGGCAGGCCGTCCGACCAATAAATTTAAGATGACCTGGAGAGACAAAGAGGGAAACAAACGGATCGGGTTCGCCTGGGAGGCGATCGACCTGAACAACGCCCCGATCCGCCAAGAGTTCTTCAGAGAAGGCGAGCATGTTCTGGTCCAGCTGGCGAACATCCAGGTTCAAAAGCTCGACCCCGCCCTCTTCGAGGTCCCTTCCGACTACAAGAAAATCACCGCCCCATCCAACGCGCCCGCCGGTCCCCCCGCGCCAAAAACGCCCGGGCCTTAG
- a CDS encoding CDGSH iron-sulfur domain-containing protein: MSDPTIAQRMPYVQEMEPGTYYWCRCGRSKAQPFCDGSHKGTEFSPLEVKIEQKKKVAWCGCKHSANKPFCDGTHSGLK; encoded by the coding sequence ATGTCGGATCCGACGATTGCGCAACGCATGCCTTATGTTCAGGAAATGGAGCCGGGGACGTATTACTGGTGCCGCTGCGGGAGATCGAAAGCCCAGCCGTTCTGCGACGGCTCTCACAAAGGGACGGAGTTCAGCCCCCTTGAGGTGAAGATCGAGCAGAAGAAAAAGGTCGCCTGGTGCGGCTGCAAGCACTCCGCCAACAAGCCGTTCTGCGACGGCACGCACTCCGGACTGAAATAA
- the pyk gene encoding pyruvate kinase yields MTTPRRAKIVCTLGPATASEEMISRLIGAGADVIRLNFSHGLHEEHGAAIRHIRRISEKKGKPVAILQDLQGPKVRVGALKEKSIQLKRGKLLTILPRPIPGTEEAISTTHPELHKKVRPGDAIMMNDGAIELRVLRIEDEKIICRVIGGGTLQAYKGINVPGRDLGFPSLTAKDRADLKFGLAHGVDFVALSMVRRAEDLLTIKRLILREKKDVPVIAKLEQAMAIDHLDEIMKVADGVMVARGDLGVEIPLEQVPLLQKEIIKKANDAQIPVITATQMLESMVERPRPTRAEASDVANAIIDGTDAVMLSAETAAGNYPVESVKTMARIIVAAERRAPVMDRRLQQGLSVARAVSSAACQLAWQMSAKAIVTSTLTGGAALRLSKYRPTNPILAFTPHPEIERRMSLYWGVTPRRMPLLKNTDDIFKEFIHAVTQSKEVKRGDLLVMVSKSPWVGSTINDLIKVHQIE; encoded by the coding sequence GTGACAACGCCAAGACGCGCCAAAATTGTTTGCACCCTCGGGCCCGCGACCGCATCCGAGGAGATGATCTCCCGCCTGATCGGCGCCGGAGCCGATGTGATCCGGCTGAACTTTTCTCACGGTCTTCATGAAGAACATGGGGCGGCGATCCGGCACATTCGACGGATCTCGGAGAAGAAGGGGAAGCCGGTTGCCATCCTTCAAGACCTTCAGGGGCCGAAGGTTCGCGTCGGCGCCTTAAAAGAGAAGTCGATTCAACTCAAACGGGGGAAACTTCTGACGATCTTGCCGAGGCCGATCCCGGGAACGGAAGAAGCGATTTCCACGACCCATCCGGAGTTACACAAAAAGGTCCGGCCGGGCGATGCCATCATGATGAACGACGGCGCGATCGAGCTTCGCGTCCTCAGGATCGAGGATGAAAAGATCATTTGCCGTGTTATCGGCGGGGGAACGCTTCAGGCTTACAAGGGAATCAATGTGCCGGGCCGGGATTTGGGCTTTCCCTCTCTCACCGCCAAGGACCGCGCCGATCTCAAATTCGGTCTTGCGCATGGGGTTGACTTTGTCGCCCTCTCCATGGTCCGGCGGGCCGAGGATCTCCTGACGATCAAGCGGTTGATCCTGCGGGAGAAGAAAGATGTTCCGGTGATCGCCAAGCTGGAGCAGGCGATGGCGATCGACCATCTGGATGAAATTATGAAGGTGGCCGATGGGGTGATGGTGGCGCGCGGGGATTTGGGGGTGGAGATTCCGCTGGAGCAGGTGCCGTTGCTTCAAAAGGAGATTATCAAGAAGGCGAACGATGCGCAGATTCCGGTGATCACGGCGACGCAGATGCTGGAGTCGATGGTCGAACGGCCCCGCCCGACCCGCGCCGAAGCGTCCGATGTGGCCAATGCGATCATCGACGGGACCGATGCGGTGATGCTCTCGGCGGAGACCGCGGCGGGGAACTATCCGGTGGAGTCGGTCAAGACGATGGCCCGGATCATCGTTGCCGCCGAAAGACGGGCGCCGGTGATGGACCGCCGTCTTCAGCAAGGACTCTCCGTGGCGCGGGCGGTCAGCTCCGCGGCCTGCCAGCTCGCCTGGCAGATGAGCGCGAAGGCGATCGTCACCTCCACCCTCACCGGAGGGGCGGCCCTTCGCCTTTCCAAATACCGGCCGACGAATCCGATCCTTGCTTTTACCCCCCATCCCGAGATCGAGCGCCGGATGAGCCTCTACTGGGGGGTCACGCCGCGTCGAATGCCGCTGCTGAAAAATACCGATGACATCTTCAAGGAGTTTATCCACGCCGTCACCCAGAGCAAAGAGGTGAAGCGGGGAGATCTGTTGGTGATGGTTTCGAAATCTCCCTGGGTCGGCTCGACGATCAATGATCTAATCAAGGTCCATCAAATCGAATAA
- a CDS encoding DUF393 domain-containing protein, with the protein MGETTSSRNVLIYDAECRLCVSSKEWVERWDRRRRISFLPFQTAEAKEQLPDLAGMACMDAMRFIDAQGKVTSGVDAFRRMLPLLPFGRPLSLLFYLPGVPRLAAVIYHHVAENRYRWFGRAH; encoded by the coding sequence ATGGGTGAAACAACGTCTTCCCGCAACGTTCTCATCTACGATGCCGAGTGCCGGCTTTGCGTCTCTTCAAAAGAGTGGGTCGAGCGATGGGATCGGCGGCGCCGGATCTCCTTCCTTCCGTTTCAAACGGCCGAAGCAAAGGAACAGCTCCCCGATCTGGCGGGGATGGCCTGCATGGATGCGATGCGCTTTATCGATGCGCAAGGAAAGGTCACCTCCGGAGTGGACGCTTTCCGGAGAATGCTTCCCCTCCTCCCCTTTGGACGGCCTCTCTCCCTCCTTTTTTACCTTCCGGGGGTCCCCCGGCTGGCGGCCGTGATCTACCATCATGTCGCCGAGAACCGCTATCGTTGGTTCGGCCGGGCCCATTGA
- a CDS encoding type II toxin-antitoxin system RelE/ParE family toxin yields the protein MAEIRWTPQAADDLESIVNFIAKDSPYYARLFAIDVSGAVDRLLDFPNSGRTVPELKDPTIREIILGHYRIVYRIKRETVHVLTVHHGAKFLDPSKLK from the coding sequence ATGGCTGAAATAAGATGGACTCCCCAAGCCGCAGACGATTTGGAGTCAATCGTAAATTTTATCGCCAAAGACTCCCCCTACTACGCTCGGCTTTTTGCGATTGATGTTTCTGGTGCCGTCGATCGACTCTTGGATTTTCCTAATTCGGGGAGAACGGTCCCCGAGTTGAAGGACCCGACCATTCGAGAGATAATATTAGGCCATTACAGAATTGTGTACCGAATTAAAAGGGAGACCGTTCATGTGCTCACGGTACACCATGGGGCGAAATTCCTCGACCCCTCCAAATTGAAATAA
- a CDS encoding aldehyde dehydrogenase family protein, with protein MIPEHPFWIAGKWRKSAEKVEVVNPYNNQPIGVTYSASAEDVEIALASATHAFQEMRRMPAFRRGEILHQISEGLKARREEVARTMTLESGKPIADARGEVNRAVSTFQIASEEAKRMEGEFLPLDLMPGSEGRVGITRRFPIGPIVGISPFNFPLNLVAHKIAPALAAGNTILLKPAPKTPLTALLLAEIIASVGVPDGAVSVFLCGNELAEKMVLDPRVKMLSFTGSAAVGWMLKEKANKKRVVLELGGNAGVIIHSDADLDYAAKRCAIGGFSYAGQVCISVQRIFVQEQIYSRFSSLFAEQVKGLQVGDPTDEKTAMGPMIDLKAAERAERWIQEAVSQGAKILTGGKRSGTLLEPTVLTETTPQMQVNCQEVFAPIVTMAPYRKLEEAIARINQSPYGLQAGLFVRDIKETFHAFEEIEVGGLIVNDVPTYRVDHMPYGGLKESGVGREGVRYAIEEMTDLKLMALNLK; from the coding sequence ATGATTCCGGAACATCCGTTTTGGATCGCGGGGAAGTGGCGCAAATCGGCGGAGAAGGTGGAGGTCGTCAATCCATACAACAACCAGCCGATCGGGGTGACGTATTCGGCCTCGGCGGAGGATGTGGAGATCGCCCTCGCTTCAGCGACGCATGCTTTTCAAGAAATGCGGCGGATGCCGGCCTTTCGCCGGGGGGAGATCCTCCATCAGATTTCGGAGGGGTTAAAGGCGCGCCGGGAGGAGGTCGCCCGGACAATGACATTGGAATCGGGGAAACCGATTGCCGACGCCCGCGGCGAGGTCAACCGCGCCGTCAGCACCTTTCAGATCGCCTCCGAGGAGGCGAAGCGGATGGAGGGGGAGTTCCTTCCGCTCGATCTGATGCCGGGATCGGAAGGAAGGGTCGGCATCACGCGACGATTTCCGATCGGTCCCATCGTCGGCATCTCGCCGTTTAACTTTCCCCTCAATCTTGTCGCCCACAAAATCGCCCCGGCGCTCGCCGCGGGGAATACGATTCTGCTGAAGCCGGCCCCGAAGACGCCGCTGACCGCGCTGCTCCTGGCGGAGATCATCGCGTCGGTGGGAGTTCCCGACGGGGCGGTCAGCGTCTTTCTCTGCGGGAATGAGCTGGCCGAAAAGATGGTTCTCGATCCGCGGGTTAAGATGCTCAGCTTCACCGGGAGCGCCGCGGTCGGTTGGATGCTAAAAGAGAAGGCGAACAAGAAACGGGTTGTCCTGGAATTGGGGGGGAACGCCGGGGTCATTATCCACTCCGATGCCGATCTCGATTATGCCGCCAAACGCTGCGCGATCGGCGGGTTCTCCTATGCCGGCCAGGTCTGCATTTCGGTCCAACGGATTTTTGTTCAGGAGCAGATCTACTCCCGCTTCTCGAGTCTTTTTGCCGAGCAGGTGAAGGGGTTGCAGGTCGGCGATCCGACCGACGAGAAGACGGCGATGGGGCCGATGATCGACCTCAAGGCGGCGGAGCGCGCCGAACGCTGGATTCAGGAGGCGGTCTCGCAGGGGGCGAAGATCCTGACCGGCGGAAAACGATCGGGGACACTGCTGGAGCCGACCGTGTTGACCGAAACGACGCCCCAGATGCAGGTGAACTGCCAGGAGGTCTTCGCGCCGATTGTGACGATGGCCCCCTACCGAAAGCTGGAAGAGGCGATCGCCCGGATCAATCAATCCCCCTATGGATTACAGGCCGGCCTCTTTGTGAGGGACATCAAAGAGACCTTCCATGCTTTCGAAGAGATCGAAGTGGGCGGCCTGATCGTCAACGACGTCCCCACCTACCGGGTCGATCACATGCCTTACGGCGGCCTCAAGGAGTCGGGGGTCGGCCGCGAAGGGGTTCGTTACGCCATCGAGGAGATGACCGACCTGAAGCTGATGGCCCTGAATCTTAAATGA
- a CDS encoding response regulator has translation MPNKRGEGKVNILLVDDHPENLIALEAVLDSPEYTLVKAATGMEALKLLLKDDFGLILLDVFMPGLNGFETAAMIRERPKTRNVPIIFITAVNKTETDAARGYSLGAVDYIIKPFDPDTLKSKVSALVDLYKKGTKLKQQLGQLEKLSQERYRNLANAIPQIVWIARPNGMIDFFNQQWFSYAGLSFEQSEGWGWKKVIHPEDLQYYLDRWGETLKIGIPFEIHCRLKRADGAYRWHLVRALPERDQHDQTMAWLGTSTDIDDHKRAEDVLRQKTVEAEEANRIKSEFVSNVSHELRTPLNAIIGYASLLLQGTYGEVNGHQKPPMEGIQRNASELLNLINNLLDLSKMESGKVPLVIEPVDLNRLLPDVFENLKGLMNGKQIDVRWNLEKGLAPVQTDPMKVRQVILNLICNAIKFTEVGSIAISASNVKRGVQFSIEDTGVGMRQEDLPYIFDPFRQIDGSMTRKVGGSGLGLTIVKNALTILHGRIDVRSEYGRGSTFTVFLPEKFPGSPEGSIRNEE, from the coding sequence ATGCCGAATAAAAGGGGGGAAGGAAAAGTGAATATATTGCTGGTCGATGACCATCCGGAGAATCTTATCGCGCTCGAAGCGGTGCTCGACTCTCCGGAATACACCCTCGTGAAGGCCGCGACCGGGATGGAGGCGCTTAAACTTCTTTTGAAGGACGACTTCGGCTTGATCCTCCTGGATGTATTTATGCCGGGCCTCAACGGATTCGAGACCGCCGCCATGATCCGCGAGCGGCCGAAGACCCGCAACGTTCCGATTATTTTCATTACCGCGGTCAACAAGACCGAAACCGACGCCGCCCGGGGCTACTCTCTCGGCGCGGTCGATTACATCATCAAGCCGTTCGATCCGGACACGTTAAAATCGAAAGTGTCGGCTCTGGTCGATCTCTATAAGAAAGGGACCAAGCTAAAGCAGCAGCTCGGGCAGCTGGAGAAACTCTCGCAGGAGCGCTACCGAAATCTCGCCAATGCGATCCCGCAAATCGTCTGGATCGCCCGTCCGAACGGGATGATCGATTTTTTCAATCAGCAATGGTTCTCATATGCCGGTCTCTCCTTCGAGCAGAGCGAGGGGTGGGGATGGAAAAAGGTGATCCACCCCGAGGACCTTCAATATTATCTCGATCGATGGGGGGAGACATTGAAGATCGGCATCCCTTTCGAGATCCATTGCCGCCTCAAGCGGGCCGACGGGGCTTATCGATGGCACCTGGTTCGCGCCTTGCCTGAACGAGATCAGCACGACCAGACGATGGCCTGGCTGGGAACCAGCACCGATATCGACGATCATAAAAGGGCGGAAGATGTGCTGCGGCAGAAAACAGTGGAGGCGGAAGAGGCGAACCGGATCAAATCGGAGTTTGTCTCCAACGTCTCTCACGAACTGCGGACCCCGCTGAATGCCATCATTGGTTACGCCTCCCTTTTGCTGCAGGGAACGTATGGCGAGGTGAACGGTCATCAAAAACCGCCGATGGAGGGAATTCAGCGAAACGCATCGGAGCTTCTGAATTTGATCAACAACCTCCTCGATCTCTCCAAGATGGAATCGGGGAAGGTTCCGCTTGTCATCGAGCCGGTTGACCTGAATCGCCTTTTGCCCGACGTTTTTGAAAATCTCAAAGGGCTGATGAATGGAAAGCAGATCGACGTTCGATGGAACCTTGAGAAGGGGCTCGCTCCGGTTCAGACCGATCCGATGAAGGTTCGGCAGGTCATATTGAATCTTATTTGCAACGCGATCAAATTTACCGAAGTGGGATCGATCGCCATTTCGGCTTCCAATGTCAAGCGGGGCGTTCAATTTTCAATCGAAGACACCGGCGTGGGGATGAGACAAGAAGACCTCCCCTACATCTTTGATCCCTTCCGGCAGATCGACGGCTCGATGACCAGAAAGGTCGGAGGAAGCGGCTTGGGGCTGACGATCGTTAAAAATGCGCTGACGATCCTGCATGGGCGGATCGACGTTCGAAGCGAATACGGAAGAGGATCGACCTTCACGGTTTTTTTGCCTGAGAAATTTCCCGGCTCTCCCGAAGGATCCATTAGGAATGAAGAATGA
- a CDS encoding type II toxin-antitoxin system MqsA family antitoxin, translating into MDLGFGVIVVRNVPATLCDQCGEEWISPEVASQLELLVEEARRKKLQVEVVAL; encoded by the coding sequence GTGGACCTCGGTTTCGGCGTCATCGTCGTTCGAAATGTGCCGGCGACCCTGTGTGATCAATGCGGCGAGGAATGGATTAGCCCGGAGGTGGCCTCCCAATTAGAGCTTCTCGTCGAAGAAGCCCGCCGAAAGAAACTCCAAGTCGAAGTCGTCGCCTTATAA